In the genome of Achromobacter sp. MFA1 R4, the window GCATCCACGCCAACCCTGCCAACCATTTTTTCATTGCCATTTCCTTATGTGCTCAAGCGGCCAGCGGGGCGCTGCACAGGCCGACCATCAGTTCGCGCCATGGCGCCAGTTCCGGCTTGCCCGGCTTGCGTTCGCCAAAGAACTGCACGATCAGGTCGCCGGTGGCGGCGTACACCTCCAGCGAGGTCACCCAGCCGTCCGCCGTAGGCTTGTTGACCACCCACGCCGAGGCGATGGCCGTCGTATCCAGGTGCAGGTTGAATGTCGGGTCCAGCACGTTGAACCACGGACCGGTGCGGCGCAGCGACTGCACGGGGCCGGAGTGGATCTGGATCATGCCGCGGTTGCCCACGAAGCACATGATGCGCAGGCCCGATTCCGACGCCGATTGCAGCATGCGTTCCACGGCGTCGGCGGGCACCGGCTGCGCCAGGTCTTCGCCGGCCGCCGCCAGGGCCGCCAGGCGCGACACCTTGAACTTGCGCAGCAGCGGGAAGAATTCGTGCGTGTCCTTCATGCCCAGCCAGGCTTCGCGCCAGGCCTGCGCGTCCTCGACCTGCCCGGCATCGGCGGACGGCGCGTAGGGCTGCGCCACGGGCCATTGCGATTCGCCCGCGAACCGCGCGACCAGCGCGTCATACGCGGCCGCATCGGTGGCGTCGGTGCGGTACACCTTGTGCACCGCGACGCCCGCGCCGTCGAAGAACTGCAGGCTGCGGCGCCCGTCCTGCTCGACCGCCCAGGCCGACTTCCACGCGGTGAAGAACACGCGCAGGTCGATGTCCGGTCCCAGCACCAGGCCCACCGGACCTTCGGCCTGGATGTCCTCGTACCTGCCGTGGCGTTCGTGCACACACCAGTCGTTGCGCGTCAGCGCCATGACCTCGCCCAGCGTGCCCAGTTCGCGGAAGATCTCCTGCGGCGTGCCGTGCAGCGCGGTGGCCTTCACGCCGCCACAGCCCGCGGCCACCCACTCGGCTTCGGATACGCCCAGCGCCTGGGCCAGGTTGCGGGCGCGCAGCCCGGGTTGGGAGGCGGCCAGCGCCTCGTTGCGGGCGCGCAATGCTTCAGCGCGGATCGTGAAATCGGTATTCGTCATCGTAGGCCCTCCGGCCAGTGCAAACCATTGCTGAAAGCCGCCGCCGGTCCGGTCAGCGCCAAACGGCGGCGGACCGAACTCAATATTGATACGTCAGCGAAACGCGCACGCTGCGCCCCGGTTCCGTGTACCAGTCGACCGCGCGCGGAATCGCGGTGGCGCCCGCGGTCGGCACGTTGATGGCCTCCCAGTACTTCTTGTCGAAGAGGTTGAACACCCCCGCCTGCACCTGCAAGC includes:
- a CDS encoding hemin-degrading factor; translated protein: MTNTDFTIRAEALRARNEALAASQPGLRARNLAQALGVSEAEWVAAGCGGVKATALHGTPQEIFRELGTLGEVMALTRNDWCVHERHGRYEDIQAEGPVGLVLGPDIDLRVFFTAWKSAWAVEQDGRRSLQFFDGAGVAVHKVYRTDATDAAAYDALVARFAGESQWPVAQPYAPSADAGQVEDAQAWREAWLGMKDTHEFFPLLRKFKVSRLAALAAAGEDLAQPVPADAVERMLQSASESGLRIMCFVGNRGMIQIHSGPVQSLRRTGPWFNVLDPTFNLHLDTTAIASAWVVNKPTADGWVTSLEVYAATGDLIVQFFGERKPGKPELAPWRELMVGLCSAPLAA